From a single Bacillota bacterium genomic region:
- a CDS encoding ROK family protein yields MSNAIVGIDLGGTNAQGAALVNGKLSESKAIPTRARQGPEAIMDDLADLAHELAAGAPLAAVGLGVPGLLDLERGVCVFSGNLNWREFPIVEKLEQRLGASVFIDNDVRVAALGELSQGKAQGCRDFIYLTVGTGIGSGIFIDGRLLRGPRWSAGEVGHMVLNPHGPDCTCGSRGCLEALAAAPAIARDGRKAAARYPESLLNEMSAGDPNRIDAALVSRATDAGDAIARQVFAEAMDWLGIGIANLVNIFNPELVVIGGGVSLAGEKLLTPVGAKIEQYSMPVQKQNVRLELSALADKAGVYGALELATRQTTDKE; encoded by the coding sequence ATGTCTAACGCCATTGTCGGCATCGATTTGGGTGGCACTAACGCCCAGGGGGCAGCGCTGGTGAACGGAAAACTCTCGGAAAGCAAAGCGATTCCCACGCGGGCGCGTCAGGGACCGGAGGCAATTATGGATGACCTCGCTGACCTGGCCCATGAACTTGCCGCAGGCGCACCACTGGCTGCCGTCGGCCTGGGCGTGCCGGGACTGCTGGATTTGGAGCGGGGAGTGTGCGTCTTTTCCGGCAACCTTAACTGGAGGGAATTCCCCATCGTGGAGAAACTGGAACAGCGCCTGGGGGCGTCGGTGTTCATCGACAATGATGTGCGGGTGGCGGCCTTGGGCGAACTCAGCCAGGGCAAAGCCCAGGGCTGCCGAGATTTCATATACCTGACGGTGGGCACCGGCATCGGCTCCGGCATCTTTATTGACGGGCGTCTGCTCCGGGGCCCCCGCTGGTCCGCCGGCGAAGTCGGACACATGGTTCTAAATCCCCACGGGCCGGACTGCACCTGCGGCAGTCGCGGCTGCCTGGAAGCGCTAGCCGCAGCGCCGGCGATTGCCCGGGATGGGCGCAAAGCCGCCGCCCGGTATCCTGAGAGCCTGCTCAATGAAATGTCTGCCGGCGACCCCAATCGCATCGATGCCGCCCTGGTCTCCCGGGCCACAGACGCAGGCGATGCCATCGCTAGGCAGGTATTCGCCGAAGCCATGGACTGGCTGGGCATCGGCATTGCCAACCTGGTGAACATATTTAATCCGGAGCTGGTAGTAATTGGCGGCGGCGTCTCCCTGGCCGGTGAAAAACTATTAACGCCCGTCGGCGCCAAGATTGAGCAATATTCAATGCCCGTCCAAAAACAGAACGTGCGTCTGGAACTCTCGGCTCTGGCCGACAAAGCCGGCGTTTACGGCGCCCTAGAATTGGCCACCCGCCAAACGACTGACAAGGAGTGA
- a CDS encoding bifunctional phosphoglucose/phosphomannose isomerase: protein MTILDNPARLRELDSMDSIKTTENYHLQFTEGLDLATKFTLPAAYRRPWQQILILGTGGGSSIAGALLNSLFIDHLKQPVIVNQGYNAPAFVNEDTLVIALSHSGNTEEILSALGQACHLGGKPLAITAGGALADICQAESFPHLIVPRDIGHPRRNLGYIVVPLVLALAQLGLVPDISADIRETITAMESWGQQWGANTPLADNQAKQLAQAIKGHIPLVYGSSDHLGAVAWRWKNQFGENSKLMAFYNLIPHLHHDEAVGWDMEPQLLNKLMLIMLRDNILDSPKVQKRKQISAEMLSTRMGGVREVWAQGESRFARLFSLIHLGDFVSLYAALIREIDPTPVEIINLFKEKMGQ from the coding sequence TTGACAATTCTCGATAATCCCGCCCGGCTGCGGGAACTGGACTCGATGGACTCTATAAAAACCACGGAAAACTACCACCTACAATTTACCGAGGGCCTAGACCTGGCCACCAAGTTTACATTGCCGGCAGCTTACCGGCGCCCCTGGCAGCAGATTCTTATCCTGGGCACCGGCGGCGGTTCTTCAATCGCCGGCGCCCTCTTAAACAGTCTCTTCATTGACCACCTTAAACAACCGGTTATCGTCAATCAGGGCTATAACGCACCCGCTTTTGTGAACGAGGACACTTTAGTGATCGCCCTTTCCCACTCGGGCAATACCGAGGAAATTCTCTCCGCCCTGGGCCAGGCCTGCCACCTGGGGGGCAAACCGCTGGCAATCACAGCCGGCGGCGCCCTGGCCGATATTTGCCAGGCAGAGAGTTTTCCCCACCTGATTGTCCCCCGGGACATCGGCCATCCGCGCCGGAACCTGGGCTATATCGTTGTACCCCTGGTACTGGCCCTGGCGCAACTGGGCCTGGTGCCGGATATCAGCGCCGATATCCGGGAAACAATCACCGCCATGGAGTCCTGGGGCCAGCAATGGGGCGCCAACACTCCCCTGGCAGACAATCAGGCCAAACAGCTGGCCCAAGCCATCAAGGGTCACATCCCACTGGTCTACGGCTCCAGCGATCACCTGGGGGCCGTGGCTTGGCGCTGGAAGAACCAGTTTGGCGAAAACAGCAAGCTGATGGCCTTTTACAACCTGATTCCCCACCTGCATCATGATGAAGCCGTGGGCTGGGACATGGAACCACAGCTCCTGAACAAGTTAATGCTGATAATGCTCCGAGATAATATCCTGGACTCGCCCAAGGTTCAGAAACGCAAGCAGATTAGCGCCGAAATGCTCAGCACACGCATGGGGGGAGTCCGGGAGGTCTGGGCCCAGGGCGAGTCCCGCTTTGCCCGACTCTTTTCCCTTATCCACCTGGGAGACTTCGTCAGCCTTTATGCCGCCCTGATTCGGGAGATTGACCCTACCCCGGTGGAGATCATCAACCTGTTTAAGGAGAAAATGGGGCAGTAA
- a CDS encoding alpha-galactosidase, with product MKISDAQLSICLGNREECYNFTGPQFSNRMFSITHSQGQLQNGRLVSLQLEAQKPLRLTSFSMTLEPDIDPAARMLVNGYQTWTQTREVTGNQRLGRLFFPARPLLAPYGDYHFVKPRGRGRFHSWSWVGFNNEGNWLLVGSCDESAGFTKFTYDYHTRKLMISCDCQGLRSQGATLLKLYIGRGEEQTIWDEYSSLLPPAHRRLNPKTIGWTSWYNYYTKIDQGIIRQNLRALSESGLPLDVFQIDDGWQQKIGDWLHVNHKFPAGMDTLAREIRATGLRPGLWLAPFICEKNSELWKKNYDWVLKDRQGRPVRAGWNPGWSGWFYALDFYAPGFQTWLREVFRTVFKDWGYQLVKLDFLYAVSLHPHHNKSRGQIMCEAMDFLDNICGENKILACGVPLGAAAGKVDYCRIGSDVAPYWEDKFLASINYRERVSTVNSLLSTLHRQMLDRRFFRNDPDVFILRDGKLAINENKLTPDQRYTLFLVNNLLGGLVFFSEDITSYTPEQRELLSEMFPALETTVTRFENSNNLYTVHFQAGEDQYIALVNLNDSAESITLPEGAWFHPEYFVCRQKIKLRPHQSICLRRLAPHPDRPWLLGSSGHLWPGAQVKPLEPTVDGWRLELVAHAAPHTRVWLGTADSQPVIINGEEYTPATRDGYNYIIV from the coding sequence TTGAAAATTTCCGACGCCCAGTTAAGCATCTGCCTGGGCAACCGGGAGGAGTGTTACAACTTCACAGGACCTCAGTTTAGCAACCGCATGTTCTCAATCACCCACAGTCAGGGACAACTCCAGAACGGCCGCCTTGTCTCCCTCCAGTTGGAGGCCCAGAAACCCTTGCGCCTGACCAGCTTCTCAATGACATTGGAACCGGACATCGATCCCGCGGCTCGGATGCTGGTCAACGGCTACCAAACCTGGACCCAGACCCGGGAAGTGACTGGCAATCAGCGTCTGGGGCGACTATTCTTTCCTGCGCGGCCGCTGCTGGCGCCCTATGGCGATTACCATTTTGTCAAGCCCCGGGGCCGGGGGCGCTTTCACTCCTGGTCCTGGGTCGGTTTCAATAATGAAGGGAACTGGCTGCTGGTGGGTTCCTGTGATGAAAGTGCCGGGTTTACGAAATTCACTTATGACTACCATACCCGTAAACTGATGATCTCCTGCGACTGCCAGGGTCTCCGCAGCCAAGGGGCGACCCTGCTCAAGCTCTACATAGGCCGCGGTGAAGAACAGACAATCTGGGACGAGTACAGCAGCCTGCTGCCTCCGGCCCACCGCCGGCTCAACCCAAAAACCATCGGCTGGACAAGCTGGTATAATTACTACACAAAAATCGACCAGGGCATAATCCGCCAGAATCTGCGTGCCCTGTCCGAGAGCGGCCTGCCCCTGGATGTGTTTCAGATTGATGATGGCTGGCAACAGAAAATTGGCGACTGGCTCCACGTCAACCACAAATTCCCCGCGGGCATGGACACCTTGGCCCGGGAAATTCGGGCCACCGGGCTGCGGCCCGGCCTCTGGCTGGCGCCATTTATCTGTGAAAAGAACTCGGAACTGTGGAAGAAGAATTACGACTGGGTCCTCAAAGACCGCCAGGGACGCCCGGTGCGGGCAGGCTGGAACCCCGGCTGGTCAGGCTGGTTTTATGCCCTGGACTTCTATGCGCCCGGTTTTCAAACCTGGCTCCGGGAAGTTTTCCGCACCGTGTTCAAAGACTGGGGTTACCAGCTGGTCAAATTGGACTTCCTTTATGCCGTCTCCCTTCACCCCCATCACAACAAAAGTCGGGGGCAGATAATGTGCGAAGCCATGGACTTCCTGGACAATATCTGCGGTGAAAACAAGATTCTCGCCTGCGGGGTGCCCCTGGGCGCGGCGGCCGGCAAGGTCGATTACTGTCGCATCGGCAGTGATGTCGCTCCCTATTGGGAAGACAAATTTCTCGCCTCCATTAACTACCGGGAGCGTGTGTCTACCGTAAACTCTTTGCTCAGCACCTTGCACCGGCAAATGCTGGATCGGCGCTTTTTCCGCAACGATCCCGATGTCTTTATCCTCCGGGACGGTAAACTTGCAATAAACGAGAACAAGCTCACCCCGGATCAACGCTATACTTTATTCCTGGTCAACAACCTACTGGGCGGGCTGGTGTTTTTCTCCGAAGACATCACCAGCTACACTCCGGAGCAGCGAGAACTGCTCAGCGAAATGTTCCCGGCTCTGGAAACGACCGTTACCCGGTTCGAAAACAGCAATAATCTCTACACAGTCCACTTCCAGGCAGGCGAGGACCAGTATATTGCCCTGGTCAATCTTAACGACAGCGCCGAATCCATCACCCTGCCAGAGGGGGCATGGTTTCACCCCGAATACTTTGTCTGCCGGCAAAAAATTAAACTGCGTCCCCATCAGTCTATCTGTCTGCGGCGGCTAGCGCCCCACCCGGACCGCCCCTGGCTGCTGGGCAGCTCCGGCCACCTCTGGCCCGGGGCCCAAGTGAAGCCGTTGGAGCCGACAGTGGATGGTTGGCGTCTGGAACTTGTAGCCCATGCCGCGCCCCATACCCGGGTCTGGCTAGGCACCGCCGATTCCCAGCCGGTAATTATCAATGGCGAGGAATATACCCCCGCCACCCGTGACGGCTATAATTACATTATTGTCTGA
- a CDS encoding MFS transporter codes for MILPVLFGLVAGALISVAGPNIKAILLNVNAPEHRGTVFALHNLFDGIGRGVGILIGGFMIAALGYPFTIYFSALMWIPCGLLYLAIYWTINKDLNYLDNYLNNKKAELSERSA; via the coding sequence ATCATCCTGCCGGTGCTCTTCGGTCTGGTGGCCGGCGCCCTGATCTCGGTGGCCGGGCCGAATATCAAGGCGATTCTCCTCAATGTCAATGCCCCGGAGCACCGGGGGACGGTCTTTGCCCTCCACAACCTCTTTGACGGCATCGGCCGCGGCGTCGGCATCCTCATCGGCGGCTTCATGATCGCCGCCTTGGGCTATCCCTTCACCATCTACTTTTCCGCCCTGATGTGGATCCCCTGCGGACTGCTCTACCTAGCAATTTACTGGACAATCAACAAAGACCTCAACTACCTAGATAACTACCTGAACAATAAAAAGGCCGAACTCAGCGAGCGCTCGGCCTAG
- a CDS encoding Zn-dependent hydrolase: MLAIDRIRQDIEALSKFNSTPEQGCTRFSYSREDWQARDYLLRQFEQLNLSVTTDGVGNIRARRNGIKPELPPVLIGSHIDTVHHGGKFDGVLGVVSGLEALRVICAANTSHTHPIELVIFAEEEGSNFTSLAGSKALVGALDVEDLKRLVNSQGVSMYQAAKDFGLDPDSMHRHVISPGAVKAMLELHIEQSVVLETEGIPVGIVENVAGGRWLGVTLKGVANHAGATPMPYRKDPMAGAAEIISQVGTIVAAQGTDTTVATVGKIECSPNAPNVIPGEVFFTFDVRDINTAGMENVCSALIRTVKTVAESNGLRAEIQVMGETLPVRLSPFVSSELEAAATGLGLQHKRMNSGALHDACIMAGVTDVGMIFVPSVGGRSHAPEEDTRYQDIEAGAKLLLAALLRLAAA, encoded by the coding sequence TTGCTAGCGATTGATCGTATTCGCCAGGACATCGAAGCCCTCAGCAAATTCAATTCCACACCAGAGCAAGGCTGCACAAGGTTCAGCTACAGTCGGGAAGATTGGCAAGCCAGAGATTATCTGCTCCGCCAATTTGAACAATTAAACCTGAGTGTCACCACCGACGGAGTCGGCAATATCCGGGCACGACGCAACGGGATCAAGCCGGAACTCCCACCAGTATTGATTGGCTCCCATATAGATACCGTCCACCATGGTGGCAAATTTGACGGCGTGCTGGGGGTGGTGTCTGGTCTGGAGGCGCTGCGGGTTATATGCGCTGCGAACACTAGCCATACCCACCCGATTGAGCTGGTTATCTTCGCCGAAGAGGAAGGCTCCAATTTCACTTCCCTGGCCGGCAGCAAAGCGCTAGTGGGAGCGTTGGATGTCGAAGACCTAAAGCGACTGGTCAATTCCCAGGGTGTTTCAATGTATCAAGCAGCAAAGGATTTTGGACTCGACCCAGACTCGATGCACCGGCATGTAATCAGTCCAGGTGCGGTTAAAGCGATGCTGGAGTTGCATATCGAACAATCGGTGGTATTGGAAACCGAGGGCATTCCAGTGGGTATAGTCGAAAATGTCGCCGGCGGTAGATGGCTGGGAGTCACCCTCAAGGGCGTGGCGAACCACGCCGGAGCTACCCCGATGCCGTACCGCAAAGACCCCATGGCCGGGGCGGCAGAGATTATCAGTCAGGTCGGCACTATCGTGGCCGCCCAGGGCACGGATACAACCGTTGCAACTGTCGGCAAAATTGAGTGTTCTCCCAACGCGCCCAACGTCATCCCCGGAGAGGTGTTCTTCACCTTCGATGTCCGGGACATTAACACTGCCGGTATGGAAAATGTCTGCTCCGCCCTGATTAGAACGGTCAAGACAGTGGCCGAATCCAATGGTCTCAGGGCAGAAATCCAAGTTATGGGCGAAACCCTACCTGTCCGCCTCTCGCCCTTTGTCAGCAGCGAACTGGAAGCGGCCGCTACCGGGCTGGGCTTGCAACACAAACGGATGAACAGCGGCGCTTTGCACGACGCCTGCATTATGGCCGGCGTCACCGATGTGGGAATGATCTTTGTCCCCAGCGTCGGCGGCCGCAGCCATGCCCCCGAAGAGGATACCCGCTACCAAGATATAGAGGCAGGCGCCAAGCTGTTGCTGGCTGCCCTGCTCCGCCTGGCGGCAGCATAG